Proteins encoded in a region of the Solirubrobacterales bacterium genome:
- a CDS encoding ubiquitin-like small modifier protein 1, with protein MTITVKIPAQLRGVTEGESEIEVEGGTVGEALDAVFDQHAELRERITEDGGLRRFVNVYVSGEDIRFQEGLETELTEGDEVTILPAVAGGQA; from the coding sequence ATGACCATCACCGTCAAGATCCCGGCGCAGCTCCGCGGCGTCACCGAGGGCGAGAGCGAGATCGAGGTCGAGGGGGGCACCGTCGGCGAAGCGCTCGACGCCGTCTTCGACCAGCATGCCGAGCTTCGCGAGCGGATCACCGAGGACGGGGGGCTGCGCAGGTTCGTGAACGTGTACGTCTCGGGTGAGGACATCCGCTTCCAGGAGGGCCTGGAGACGGAGCTCACCGAGGGCGATGAAGTGACGATCCTGCCCGCCGTCGCCGGCGGCCAGGCCTGA